One Oryza sativa Japonica Group chromosome 8, ASM3414082v1 DNA window includes the following coding sequences:
- the LOC136351556 gene encoding uncharacterized protein, producing MPLIAHYCESGILGVNQAYLVALAHESALSGAGTKKVHVKKDHLSVKNYDKPKLAPGELWKAQQLKEYRRAQGLCFKCGDKYVPGHVCAKTEPAQLKAIQLQSDSEVLSDDLLDVITALDISETSSHLSLHALAGTCNSDTIQLRALVQNQVVIILVDSGSTHSFIDAGLCDRLHLSPDMIQSTVVRVANGDTVYCTAKIPQFTWWVQGYEFSFPLRVLPMGGYDVVLGMDWLSQFSPVTCDWAAKQLQFSYKGSPISLQGMSVPDSIGPVNEVSAVQVLKWTKGNDVWAVAVVEQSSEVIAPSSSFPEIQALLQEFQSVFQDSTTLPPHRVLDHTIALVPNAVPVNAHPYRYSPAQKDETKRQVSDMLAAGLISPSCSPFASPVLLVKKKDNSWRFCVDYRRLNSLTVKNKFPLPIVDELLDELPGTKYFSKLDLRSGYHQIRMLEANEFKAAFKTHDGHFQFRVMPFGLSNAPATFQYLMNSIFALFCASLF from the exons ATGCCGCTAATTG CCCACTACTGTGAATCAGGCATACTTGGTGTGAATCAGGCATACTTGGTGGCTTTGGCTCATGAGTCTGCTCTGTCTGGGGCTGGTACTAAGAAGGTGCATGTTAAGAAGGACCATCTTTCTGTTAAGAATTATGATAAACCTAAGTTGGCACCGGGTGAATTGTGGAAGGCTCAGCAACTTAAGGAGTATCGTCGTGCTCAGGGACTATGTTTCAAATGTGGGGATAAATATGTTCCTGGCCATGTTTGTGCAAAGACTGAACCTGCTCAGTTGAAAGCTATTCAGTTGCAGTCCGACTCTGAAGTTCTTTCTGATGACTTGTTGGATGTTATCACTGCTCTGGATATTTCTGAGACTTCTTCTCATCTCTCTTTACATGCCTTAGCTGGCACTTGCAATAGTGATACAATTCAGTTGCGTGCTTTGGTTCAAAATCAAGTGGTTATCATTTTGGTGGATTCAGGCAGCACACACAGTTTTATTGATGCTGGATTGTGTGACCGACTGCATTTATCTCCTGATATGATTCAGTCTACTGTTGTCAGGGTGGCCAATGGTGATACTGTCTATTGTACAGCTAAAATTCCCCAGTTTACTTGGTGGGTTCAGGGTTATGAATTTTCCTTTCCTCTGAGAGTGTTACCTATGGGTGGGTATGATGTTGTGCTGGGTATGGACTGGTTGAGTCAATTTAGCCCGGTGACATGTGATTGGGCTGCTAAACAGTTACAGTTCTCTTACAAGGGTTCTCCGATTTCTTTGCAAGGCATGTCAGTCCCTGATTCAATTGGTCCTGTCAATGAAGTTTCTGCTGTTCAGGTGTTAAAGTGGACCAAGGGCAATGATGTTTGGGCCGTGGCAGTAGTGGAACAATCTTCTGAGGTGATCGCTCCCTCCTCTAGTTTCCCTGAAATTCAGGCTTTGCTGCAAGAGTTTCAGTCTGTGTTTCAGGACTCTACTACTTTACCACCTCACAGGGTGTTGGATCATACTATTGCCCTGGTTCCAAATGCTGTACCTGTGAATGCTCACCCGTACAGATACTCTCCAGCTCAAAAGGATGAGACTAAGCGTCAGGTATCTGATATGTTAGCAGCAGGACTAATCTCCCCAAGTTGTAGCCCCTTTGCTTCTCCTGTGCTGTTAGTTAAGAAAAAGGACAATTCTTGGCGTTTTTGTGTGGATTACCGACGGTTGAATTCTCTTACTGTCAAAAACAAGTTTCCTCTACCCATTGTGGATGAGTTGCTTGATGAGTTACCTGGCACAAAATATTTTTCCAAATTGGACCTTCGCagtggttatcatcagattagAATGTTGGAAGCTAATGAGTTTAAAGCTGCTTTCAAGACACATGATGGACATTTCCAATTTCGGGTCATGCCTTTTGGTCTCTCCAATGCCCCAGCTACTTTTCAATATCTCATGAATTCCATCTTTGCTCTTTTTTGCGCAAGTTTGTTTTAG
- the LOC4345264 gene encoding uncharacterized protein, producing MVAAMEVMEARVMEVLTKLAGKVEGMDVITNHLGEIDAKLVTQGERLDRVQAKMDLSITLLGQVQQEQSRPEGGSGCSRAGGAINSIASPAAVAGDSARGICGVYFDGTTSATAAASSAVSASVA from the coding sequence AtggtggcggcgatggaggtGATGGAGGCGCGCGTCATGGAAGTGTTGACGAAGTTGGCGGGGAAGGTGGAGGGCATGGACGTCATCACCAATCACTTGGGGGAGATTGACGCCAAGCTCGTCACGCAAGGGGAGCGGCTGGATCGGGTTCAAGCGAAGATGGATCTCTCGATTACTTTGTTGGGTCAGGTTCAGCAAGAGCAGTCGCGCCCTGAAGGCGGTAGCGGCTGCTCCAGGGCCGGAGGCGCCATCAATTCCATCGCATCGCCAGCCGCCGTTGCTGGAGACTCCGCGAGGGGCATTTGCGGCGTCTACTTCGACGgcaccacctccgccaccgccgccgcctcctccgccgtttCTGCGTCGGTTGCGTAG